In the genome of Olsenella profusa DSM 13989, one region contains:
- the dpaL gene encoding diaminopropionate ammonia-lyase codes for MNRMPGSGDTRLAIMDLGSVREAQRFHRSFPQYSETPLARLTGMAEHLGLGGLYVKDESYRFGLNAFKVLGGSFAMARYIADETGRDIGECDFGYLTSGQLAQDFGRATFFTATDGNHGRGVAWAAHRLGQRAVVRMPRGSTRARFDNIAKEGAEVTIEELNYDDCVRLVAQEAGETEHGVVVQDTAWDGYERIPSWIMQGYGTMSSEAAEQLRQLGVNRPTHVFVQAGVGSLAGSVVGYFTNLFPDDPPTFVTMEASAADCLYQGARAADGKPRTVGGDLSTIMAGLACGEPNTISWDILRNHVSAFLSCPDWSSAKGMRMLAAPVKGDPAITSGESGAVGMGMIATIMQDDAYVELREELGLGLRSQVLLFSTEGDTDPVRYREVVWDGAYASE; via the coding sequence ATGAACAGGATGCCCGGCAGTGGGGACACGAGACTTGCCATCATGGACTTGGGCAGCGTAAGAGAGGCTCAGCGCTTCCACAGGAGCTTCCCGCAGTACTCAGAGACGCCTCTGGCGAGATTGACGGGCATGGCGGAGCACCTGGGATTGGGTGGGCTCTATGTGAAGGACGAGAGCTACCGCTTTGGCCTCAATGCCTTTAAGGTGCTGGGTGGCTCGTTTGCTATGGCACGCTACATCGCTGACGAGACGGGCAGGGACATAGGCGAATGTGACTTCGGCTACCTGACGTCCGGCCAGCTGGCACAGGACTTTGGTCGTGCCACCTTCTTTACGGCAACGGATGGCAACCATGGCCGTGGGGTGGCATGGGCGGCGCATAGGCTGGGTCAGAGGGCAGTGGTGCGCATGCCCAGAGGATCGACAAGGGCACGTTTCGACAACATCGCCAAGGAGGGCGCCGAGGTTACAATCGAGGAGCTCAACTACGACGACTGCGTGCGCCTCGTCGCACAGGAGGCGGGCGAGACGGAGCATGGTGTCGTCGTGCAGGACACCGCCTGGGACGGATACGAGAGGATTCCGTCTTGGATCATGCAGGGGTATGGCACCATGTCCAGTGAGGCGGCCGAACAGCTGAGGCAGCTTGGGGTCAATCGTCCCACCCACGTGTTCGTGCAGGCGGGCGTGGGGTCGCTCGCGGGCTCCGTCGTCGGCTACTTCACGAACCTCTTCCCGGATGACCCTCCCACATTCGTGACCATGGAGGCAAGTGCGGCAGACTGCCTCTATCAGGGTGCACGGGCCGCCGATGGCAAGCCACGCACCGTGGGAGGAGACCTCAGCACCATCATGGCCGGCCTTGCCTGCGGCGAGCCCAACACGATCAGTTGGGACATTCTGCGTAACCACGTCTCCGCGTTTCTCTCCTGCCCAGACTGGTCGTCTGCCAAGGGTATGCGCATGCTTGCCGCGCCCGTCAAAGGGGATCCTGCCATCACGTCGGGCGAGTCTGGTGCCGTGGGCATGGGTATGATCGCCACCATCATGCAGGATGATGCCTACGTCGAGCTGCGTGAGGAGCTCGGGTTGGGCCTCAGGTCCCAGGTGCTGCTGTTCTCCACGGAGGGCGACACCGACCCTGTCCGCTACCGCGAGGTTGTGTGGGACGGGGCCTACGCAAGTGAGTAG
- the xdh gene encoding selenium-dependent xanthine dehydrogenase, whose translation MAETYTFTVNGTKVSTQKNKRLLRFLRDDLHLTSVKDGCSEGACGTCTVAIDGVAKRGCVISTKQLQGCEVLTVEGLTHDEREAFVYAFGTVGAVQCGFCTPGMVMSGSALLRRNPSPTEDEVKQAIKGNICRCTGYKKIIEGILLAARILRGEEAIDGSLERGDDYGVGKRAFRADVRCKVLGTGKYPDDYNELDFPDMCHASAVRSTYPRARVLSVDVSEAEELPGVVGVLTAKDVPVNQVGHLIQDWDVFIAEGDITRCVGDAICLVVAKDEGTLERAKRLVKVAYEPLEPVRGIAEAKAQGAPLIHDSFLAFGKIVQLHDNVCQSRHVTRGDAKVALAHSAHVVTKSFKTPFTEHAFLEPECAIAFPYEDGVKIISSDQGAYDTRKEVAHMLGWDDTPERVVVETALVGGGFGGKEDVTVQHVAALAALRFGCTIKCKLSRQESINFHPKRHAMEATFTLGCDEDGILTGLDCEINFDTGAYASLCGPVLERACTHAVGPYKYQNTDIRGFGYYTNNPPAGAFRGFGVCQSEFALECLMDLLADEVGISTWEMRYRNAIEPGDALPNGQLADESTALKETLMAVKDAYERNADRCGISCAMKNAGVGVGLPDAGRCTLRVEHGHVVIYSATSDVGQGCNTIFLQDVAEAVGLPRSLIENGECSTEYAPDSGTTSGSRQTVITGESVRGAAFLLRDAMLAYERDGTLPVTPLRAKGNGIRATLEDGTPVSADPDELIAGRGHHPMRPVEDLAALEGREFFYEYFEPTDRLGADKPNPKSHICYAYATTVAVLDEDGKVSDVYAAHDSGKVVNPTAIQGQIEGGVLMSMGYALTEDFVLKDCVPKVRFGTLGLLRATQIPNIHAIYVEGEHLLPVAYGGKGIGEISSIPTAGALQNAYRRLDGRLRTELPLRDTPYAKRSRRAVS comes from the coding sequence ATGGCAGAGACTTACACGTTCACCGTCAACGGCACGAAGGTGTCGACTCAAAAGAACAAGCGACTCCTGCGCTTCCTGCGTGATGACCTGCACCTGACATCCGTGAAGGACGGGTGCAGCGAGGGGGCGTGTGGAACCTGTACCGTTGCCATAGATGGCGTCGCCAAGAGGGGCTGCGTCATCTCCACCAAGCAGCTTCAGGGATGCGAAGTCCTTACCGTCGAGGGGCTCACGCACGACGAGCGGGAGGCCTTTGTCTATGCCTTCGGCACGGTGGGTGCCGTACAGTGCGGGTTCTGCACCCCGGGAATGGTCATGAGCGGGTCGGCCCTCTTGCGCAGGAACCCCAGCCCCACCGAGGACGAGGTCAAGCAGGCCATCAAGGGAAACATCTGTCGCTGCACCGGTTACAAGAAGATCATCGAGGGCATCTTGCTGGCCGCTAGGATCCTGCGTGGCGAGGAGGCCATTGACGGGTCCCTCGAGCGTGGTGACGACTATGGTGTGGGCAAGCGGGCCTTTCGGGCGGATGTGCGCTGCAAGGTGTTGGGCACGGGCAAGTATCCTGATGATTACAACGAGCTCGACTTTCCGGACATGTGTCACGCCTCGGCCGTTCGATCCACATATCCTCGCGCTCGTGTCCTGTCCGTCGATGTGAGTGAGGCCGAGGAGCTTCCCGGCGTCGTGGGCGTGCTCACGGCCAAGGACGTTCCCGTCAACCAGGTGGGGCACCTTATCCAGGACTGGGACGTCTTCATTGCCGAGGGAGACATCACGCGCTGTGTGGGCGACGCCATCTGTCTCGTGGTCGCCAAGGATGAGGGGACGCTTGAGCGGGCTAAGAGGCTTGTGAAGGTAGCGTATGAGCCCCTCGAGCCCGTGCGAGGCATCGCAGAGGCCAAGGCTCAGGGGGCACCGCTCATCCACGACAGCTTCCTTGCCTTTGGCAAGATCGTGCAATTGCACGATAACGTGTGTCAGAGTCGTCATGTGACACGCGGGGATGCGAAGGTGGCGCTGGCACACTCCGCTCACGTCGTGACCAAATCGTTCAAGACGCCCTTCACGGAGCACGCCTTCCTGGAGCCCGAGTGCGCCATAGCCTTCCCCTACGAGGACGGCGTCAAAATCATCAGCTCCGACCAGGGGGCCTACGACACGCGCAAGGAGGTTGCCCACATGTTGGGCTGGGATGACACCCCAGAGCGTGTGGTGGTCGAGACCGCGCTGGTGGGCGGCGGCTTCGGAGGTAAGGAGGACGTCACGGTGCAGCACGTGGCCGCCCTAGCGGCCCTGCGCTTTGGCTGCACCATCAAGTGTAAGCTGAGCCGTCAGGAATCCATCAACTTCCACCCCAAGCGCCATGCCATGGAGGCCACATTTACGCTTGGCTGCGACGAGGATGGCATTCTCACTGGCCTAGATTGCGAAATCAACTTTGATACCGGTGCCTATGCCTCGCTGTGCGGCCCCGTGTTGGAGCGCGCCTGCACCCATGCCGTAGGCCCCTACAAGTATCAGAACACGGACATCAGGGGCTTTGGCTACTATACCAACAACCCGCCTGCCGGTGCGTTCAGGGGCTTTGGCGTATGTCAGAGCGAGTTTGCCCTCGAGTGCCTCATGGACCTGCTTGCGGACGAGGTGGGCATCAGCACCTGGGAGATGCGTTATCGCAATGCGATCGAGCCGGGTGACGCCCTGCCCAACGGTCAGCTTGCCGATGAGTCGACGGCCCTCAAGGAGACCCTCATGGCGGTGAAGGACGCCTATGAGCGGAACGCTGACAGGTGCGGTATCTCCTGCGCCATGAAGAACGCGGGCGTGGGCGTTGGCCTGCCCGACGCCGGACGCTGTACGCTTCGGGTCGAACACGGCCATGTGGTGATCTATTCGGCCACGTCCGACGTCGGACAAGGCTGCAACACCATCTTCCTGCAGGACGTCGCGGAGGCCGTGGGACTGCCCAGATCCCTCATTGAGAATGGCGAGTGCTCCACGGAGTATGCTCCAGACTCGGGGACGACCTCGGGCTCGCGACAGACCGTCATTACGGGGGAGTCCGTGCGTGGGGCAGCCTTCCTGCTGCGTGACGCCATGCTTGCCTACGAGCGGGACGGGACACTTCCCGTGACGCCCCTGCGTGCGAAGGGGAATGGCATCAGGGCGACGCTTGAGGATGGTACACCCGTGTCGGCCGACCCCGATGAGCTCATTGCCGGCAGGGGGCACCATCCCATGCGTCCCGTGGAGGACCTTGCCGCCCTCGAGGGCCGTGAGTTCTTCTACGAGTACTTTGAGCCCACGGATAGGCTGGGGGCCGACAAGCCCAATCCCAAGAGCCACATCTGCTATGCCTATGCCACCACGGTTGCCGTGCTCGATGAGGATGGCAAGGTGAGCGACGTGTATGCGGCGCATGACTCCGGCAAGGTGGTAAACCCCACCGCCATCCAAGGCCAGATCGAGGGCGGCGTGCTCATGAGCATGGGCTATGCGCTCACGGAGGACTTCGTGCTCAAGGACTGTGTCCCCAAGGTGCGCTTTGGCACGTTGGGACTGCTTCGGGCCACGCAGATCCCCAACATCCATGCCATCTATGTGGAGGGGGAGCACCTGCTGCCTGTGGCATACGGTGGCAAGGGCATTGGAGAGATCTCCTCGATTCCCACTGCCGGCGCACTACAGAACGCCTACAGGCGCCTTGATGGCCGGCTGCGCACCGAGCTGCCCCTGCGCGATACGCCCTACGCAAAGAGGTCCCGCAGGGCGGTGTCATAG
- a CDS encoding YgeY family selenium metabolism-linked hydrolase codes for MKELDYDKIKEAARAYNADMTAFLRTMISHPSESCEEGDVVACIKAEMEKLGFDEVKVDGLGNVMGFMGTGDKIIAIDGHIDTVGIGNRDNWDFDPYEGFEDDQLIGGRGGSDQEGGVAAATYAAKMMKDMDLIPEGYKIMVVGTVQEEDCDGMCWQYIYNKDGIKPEFVISTEPTDGGIYRGHRGRMEIRVDVKGVSCHGSAPERGDNAIYKMADIVNDVRALNNNGADESTSIRGLAKMLGPKYNPDHYEDARFLGRGTCTVSQIFYTSPSRCAVADSCAISIDRRMTAGETYESCLEEVRNLPAVKKYGEDVKVSMYMYDRPSWTGEVYETEAYFPTWINKESAPHVKALVDAHEALFGDKRIGCPKSMDKREGRPLCDKWTFSTNCVSIQGRYGIPCVGFGPGAESQAHAPNEVTYRQDLSTCAALYVAAVNLYDPSQATDDATEYRGTLTGNDIK; via the coding sequence ATGAAGGAACTCGACTACGACAAGATCAAGGAAGCGGCTCGTGCCTACAACGCGGACATGACCGCGTTCCTGCGCACCATGATCTCCCACCCCAGCGAGTCCTGCGAGGAGGGCGACGTCGTGGCCTGCATCAAGGCCGAGATGGAGAAGCTCGGCTTCGATGAGGTCAAGGTCGATGGCCTTGGCAACGTGATGGGCTTCATGGGCACGGGCGACAAGATCATCGCCATCGACGGCCACATCGACACCGTGGGCATCGGCAACCGTGACAACTGGGACTTCGACCCCTATGAGGGCTTCGAGGACGACCAGCTCATCGGTGGCCGTGGCGGCTCCGACCAGGAGGGCGGCGTCGCAGCTGCCACGTACGCGGCAAAGATGATGAAGGACATGGACCTCATCCCCGAGGGCTACAAGATCATGGTCGTGGGCACCGTCCAGGAGGAGGACTGCGACGGCATGTGCTGGCAGTACATCTACAACAAGGACGGCATCAAGCCCGAGTTCGTCATCTCCACCGAGCCCACCGACGGTGGCATCTACCGTGGTCACCGTGGCCGCATGGAGATTCGCGTGGACGTGAAGGGCGTCTCCTGCCATGGGTCTGCCCCCGAGCGCGGCGACAACGCCATCTACAAGATGGCCGACATCGTGAACGACGTCCGCGCCCTCAACAACAACGGCGCAGACGAGTCCACCTCCATCAGGGGCCTCGCCAAGATGCTCGGCCCCAAGTACAACCCCGACCACTACGAGGACGCGCGCTTCCTGGGCCGCGGCACCTGCACCGTCTCCCAGATCTTCTACACCAGCCCCTCGCGCTGCGCCGTGGCCGACTCCTGTGCCATCTCCATCGACCGTCGCATGACCGCTGGCGAGACCTACGAGTCCTGCCTCGAGGAGGTTCGCAACCTGCCTGCCGTCAAGAAGTACGGCGAGGACGTGAAGGTCTCCATGTACATGTACGACCGTCCCAGCTGGACCGGCGAGGTCTACGAGACCGAGGCCTACTTCCCCACGTGGATCAACAAGGAGAGTGCGCCCCACGTCAAGGCGCTCGTCGACGCGCACGAGGCCCTCTTTGGCGACAAGCGCATCGGCTGCCCCAAGTCCATGGACAAGCGCGAGGGCAGGCCCCTGTGCGACAAGTGGACCTTCTCCACGAACTGCGTGTCCATCCAGGGCCGCTATGGCATCCCGTGCGTGGGCTTTGGCCCCGGCGCCGAGTCCCAGGCCCACGCCCCCAACGAGGTCACCTACAGGCAGGACCTCTCCACCTGCGCAGCCCTCTACGTTGCGGCCGTGAACCTCTACGACCCCAGCCAGGCCACCGATGACGCCACCGAGTATCGCGGCACCCTGACGGGCAACGACATCAAGTAA
- a CDS encoding uracil-xanthine permease family protein, translating into MSEKKMRKVADDATGQLFWQDGKPPARLFVPLALQHVIAAIVGIITPAIIVGSACSLPADERTLLIQSAMLFSGIVTLLQAHPVFGRIGSGLPVITGASFAFVPVLNTIGGTYGIAAIIGAQFMGGFVAILFGVFLRQIKRLFPPVVTGTVVFCIGLSLYSVAVGYMAGGTGSPDFGSAQNWVVALVTLVCCIIFGNFGKGVLRLGSLLFGMLVGYALSFALGMVNFGGLGDASWVALPKVLPFGIEFQPDALVSLGAVFIIAAVEMIGDFSAVANGALGREARLGEIRGGILCEGIASTIGALFGGLPTATFAQNVGIATVTKVVNRRVFACAAGILIACGLIPKFAALLDTIPMCVIGGATISVFGTITMTGIRILTKGGLTDRRASIAGLSVALGMGISMVKGSLGGADMPPWVTSIFGGSAIVVTTLVAITLNLVLPDPNGERGADVREEEELGAK; encoded by the coding sequence ATGAGTGAAAAGAAGATGCGGAAGGTGGCCGACGATGCTACCGGTCAGCTGTTTTGGCAAGATGGCAAGCCACCGGCGAGGCTCTTCGTCCCCCTCGCGTTGCAGCATGTTATCGCCGCCATTGTGGGCATCATTACACCGGCCATCATCGTTGGCTCCGCGTGCAGCCTGCCGGCGGATGAACGTACGCTGCTCATTCAGTCCGCCATGCTGTTTTCGGGCATCGTGACGCTGCTGCAGGCGCATCCCGTCTTTGGCCGCATTGGCTCGGGACTGCCTGTCATTACGGGAGCCTCCTTCGCGTTCGTTCCTGTGCTTAACACCATTGGTGGCACGTATGGCATTGCCGCCATCATTGGGGCCCAGTTTATGGGTGGCTTTGTGGCCATACTGTTTGGCGTGTTCCTCAGACAGATCAAGCGTCTCTTCCCACCCGTGGTCACGGGCACGGTGGTCTTTTGCATCGGGCTGTCGCTCTACTCCGTGGCTGTTGGCTACATGGCAGGAGGAACGGGCAGCCCCGACTTCGGTAGCGCCCAAAACTGGGTTGTCGCCCTGGTCACGCTGGTGTGCTGCATCATCTTCGGCAATTTTGGCAAGGGTGTGCTCAGGCTTGGCTCCCTGCTGTTTGGCATGCTCGTAGGCTATGCGCTGTCGTTTGCCCTCGGCATGGTGAACTTTGGTGGCCTAGGAGACGCCTCCTGGGTAGCGCTGCCCAAGGTCCTTCCCTTTGGCATCGAGTTTCAGCCGGATGCCCTGGTCTCCCTCGGCGCAGTGTTCATCATTGCCGCCGTCGAGATGATCGGCGACTTCTCTGCCGTTGCCAACGGTGCGCTTGGTCGCGAGGCAAGGCTGGGGGAGATTCGCGGCGGCATCCTCTGTGAGGGCATTGCCTCAACGATAGGCGCCCTGTTTGGTGGTCTGCCCACGGCCACGTTCGCCCAGAACGTCGGCATCGCCACGGTGACCAAGGTCGTCAACAGGCGCGTCTTCGCCTGCGCGGCGGGCATCCTCATCGCATGTGGCCTCATTCCCAAGTTCGCCGCCCTGCTGGACACTATCCCCATGTGCGTCATTGGCGGCGCAACGATCTCCGTCTTTGGCACCATCACCATGACGGGCATCAGGATTCTCACGAAGGGTGGGCTTACCGACCGTCGTGCGAGCATTGCTGGCCTGTCCGTCGCTCTGGGCATGGGCATCTCCATGGTCAAGGGGTCGCTAGGAGGTGCCGACATGCCCCCTTGGGTCACGAGCATCTTTGGCGGATCTGCCATCGTCGTCACCACGCTCGTGGCCATCACTCTCAACCTCGTACTGCCAGACCCCAACGGTGAGCGTGGTGCAGATGTCAGGGAAGAGGAGGAGCTGGGTGCGAAGTAG